The Bacteroides fragilis NCTC 9343 genome includes the window GTTTCAATCCGTGTGCTAAAGTGACAAAGTAGCTTTTCAACTTCACTTTATTACTCATGCCATCATGCTTCAGCACGTCAGAGATGATATAAGGTAAATCCTCCTGAGTAACCAACTCTTTCTTATCACCCAATTCAATGATCCGCTCCGTAACTTTTTTCATGGACTCTTCGTCCAACTCGAGTCCCAGGCTTTCAAGATTCTTACGGATATTGGCCTTACCGGAAGTTTTCCCCAAAGCGTATTCGCGCACACGTCCGAACCGCTCGGGAAGCAAATCATTGCAATAGAGATTACTTTTATTATCTCCGTCGGCATGTACTCCGGCCACTTGCGTAAAAACATTCTCACCGACAATCGGCTTGTTGGCTGGTATCACAATACCCGAATACGATTCGACCACGCGACTTACATCATTCAGCCGACTCTCGTCTATATTGGTAATAGCGTTGAAATGATCCTTCAAAATAGCTTGTACGCTTGCTAAAGGTGCATTACCAGCTCGTTCGCCCAAACCATTGATCGTCGTATGCAGTCCTTTGACACCACTTAGCACGGCAGCAAGTACATTACTTACAGCCAGATCGTAATCATTGTGTGCATGGAAGTCAAAATGGGTATCAGGATAACGTTTCTTCATCTTCCGCATAAACTCAATCACTTGAAGCGGATTCAGTATTCCTAATGTATCGGGTAGCATGAATCGTTTAATGGTAGTCTCTTTCAATGCGTCCACAATCCGGAATACATATTCGGGAGAATCCTTCATACCGTTACTCCAGTCTTCCAAATACACGTTGACTTCAATATCGAGTTCGTTAGCATAATCTACTACGGCAAGAATGTCTTCGATATGCTTTTCCGGTGTTTTCTTTAACTGACAAGTACAATGTTTCAGCGAACCTTTACACAGCAAATTAATAACACGACATCCCGTAGCATGAATCCAATCCAGTGAAGTATGTCCGTCGACAAATCCCAGTACCTCTACTTTTTGTAGCAGATTTCTGCGGGCGGCCCAGTCACATATCATCTTTACCGCATCAAATTCTCCGTCGGACACACGTGCCGAAGCCACCTCCACACGATCTACTTTCAACTCCTCCAGCAGAAGTCGGGCAATCATTAGTTTTTCATGGGGCACAAACGATACTCCGCTGGTCTGTTCACCATCGCGGAGGGTTGTGTCCATGATTTCTATTTTGACGCCTTTTCCCATTGTTCTATTTTATCTTTATTAGTCAACAAGAAGTCTATATCGTCAAGTCCGTTCATCAGACAGTGCTTCTTGTAGGCATTGATTTCAAAATGCTCACTTTTTCCGGTGGCTTTATTCGTGATAGTCTGTTCCGGCAAGTTCACTTCCACTTCCATCTTAGGATTTTTAAAGATAGAATCGAACAGTTCGGCTAAAAATTCTTCAGTTACCACAACCGGAAGAACGAAATTATTCAATTCGTTGTTTTTATGAATATCCGCAAAGAAGCTACTTACTACGACACGAAAACCGTAATCAGCGATAGCCCAGGCAGCATGTTCACGACTGGATCCTGAACCAAAATTTTTTCCGGCTACGAGAATTTGTCCCCCATATGTGGGATCATTCAATACGAACGAGTCAATTTTATTCCCCTGTTTATCATAACGCCAGTCCCGAAATAAGTTTTCTCCAAAGCCTTCCTTCGTTGTAGCTTTCAAAAAACGTGCAGGTATAATCTGGTCCGTATCTACATTCTCCAATGGGAGAGGTACACAAGTACTTGTGAGTATATTGAATTTTGCTTTCATCTTTTTATTTACAATTTAAACATTTGCGATTTAAATAACTTCGACTTATTATGCAAACGATCTTTATTCACAAACTCCTTGGCCGGTAAATCTACGATCGCTACATTGACCATTACATCAGTTCCCTCGGGTCAGCTATCACTCCCGTTATCGCAGCGGCAGCTGCCACAAGCGGACTAGCTAATAGTGTACGCGCTCCGGGTCCCTGACGTCCTTCAAAGTTACGGTTACTGGTAGAAACCGAATACTTTCCGGCAGGAATCTTATCATCATTCATAGCCAAGCAAGCCGAACATCCCGGTTGACGAATAGCAAAACCGGCATCCTCCAGAATCTTATCCAATCCTTCTTCGCGGATCTGGGCATCAACCATCCAAGAGCCCGGCACCAGCCATGCTATCACATGTTCAGCTTTCTGATGTCCTTTCACAATAGAAGCAAATGCACGGAAATCTTCGATACGCCCATTCGTACAAGCACCCAGAAACACATAATCAATCTTCTTCCCCAACAATGCTTCCCCCGGCTGAAATCCCATATAATCCAAAGATTTCAGGAATGAAGCTTTGGTTGTTTCATTCATTCCATCCGTTGTAGGAATATGCTGCGTAATGCCCATACCCATACCCGGATTAGTTC containing:
- a CDS encoding alpha-isopropylmalate synthase regulatory domain-containing protein, whose translation is MGKGVKIEIMDTTLRDGEQTSGVSFVPHEKLMIARLLLEELKVDRVEVASARVSDGEFDAVKMICDWAARRNLLQKVEVLGFVDGHTSLDWIHATGCRVINLLCKGSLKHCTCQLKKTPEKHIEDILAVVDYANELDIEVNVYLEDWSNGMKDSPEYVFRIVDALKETTIKRFMLPDTLGILNPLQVIEFMRKMKKRYPDTHFDFHAHNDYDLAVSNVLAAVLSGVKGLHTTINGLGERAGNAPLASVQAILKDHFNAITNIDESRLNDVSRVVESYSGIVIPANKPIVGENVFTQVAGVHADGDNKSNLYCNDLLPERFGRVREYALGKTSGKANIRKNLESLGLELDEESMKKVTERIIELGDKKELVTQEDLPYIISDVLKHDGMSNKVKLKSYFVTLAHGLKPMATLSIEIDGQVYEESSSGDGQYDAFVRALRKIYKVTLGRKFPMLINYAVSIPPGGRTDAFVQTVITWSFGEKVFRTRGLDADQTEAAIKATIKMLNIIEEY
- the leuD gene encoding 3-isopropylmalate dehydratase small subunit, which translates into the protein MKAKFNILTSTCVPLPLENVDTDQIIPARFLKATTKEGFGENLFRDWRYDKQGNKIDSFVLNDPTYGGQILVAGKNFGSGSSREHAAWAIADYGFRVVVSSFFADIHKNNELNNFVLPVVVTEEFLAELFDSIFKNPKMEVEVNLPEQTITNKATGKSEHFEINAYKKHCLMNGLDDIDFLLTNKDKIEQWEKASK